The nucleotide window TTGTGAATAATCGAATCATTTCATCTAACAATTGTTGACGTTTTGGAGGTCATCGTAATGCTTTAGCTAATCAAGAAGTAAAATATTGCAGGGCtcgtgaatattgtacttttcaGGATTGATCTAAAATACCAataattgtattgtattggtgTTGTTGCCAACCTGAACTAGTATATTGTGTCttaaaataaaagtgaaaatttCTGAGCTTTCTGGTTGACTTGTGTCAAACAAACTAGAAAAAATAGAATGTAATGTTCACCGGCAAGTGCCCTCGTGATGGTTATAATATTTGATTTTACAGACCAAACATACATTGGAAATTCCCTTGTTGATATCATTGGTTATTATGTTTGTTTGTCCAATTAAAACTCGTGTCTCTACTCACTGCCGACTAGGTCTAGTACTCTAGCTGCAAACTAGTACTCTAGCTGCAAACTAGTACTCTAGCTGCAAACTAGTACTCAAGCTGCAAACTAGTACTCTAGTTGTAAACTAGTACTCTAGCTGTAAACTAGTACTCTAGCTGTATCATGAGGTCTATAACTGCCGGTTTCATGTTTTGAATGATACAATCGTACAATAGAAGAATTATTGACATCGCTGGGCATCGTAAGTATTGTACTTCTGttacaattttaattttattcaagaaATGAAGGTAGAAGCAAACCACTTTATTTTATCGAAGTTACACATTTTTGGACAAGTAAATTTTTTGCAAGAATTTTGAAAGTACAGCGCCATGTTATTTCGTTATGTTATTTTACGTTTGCAAAACAATTCtattagaaataaaatgattttcatcACAATTGACGTCAGAACTGAAATTAAATTGTAGCAATCCATTAGTGCATGATGCTCAGGGTCAATAATCTACAATCCGACTTAATGAAGTTGATATCAATGACCAATATTCATTACATTTAATGATGGCCGTCCTTCTAGATTTTATGAGTAGTGGAAATTACTACCCATATTACTTTTCTGCTCTATTAATTCCATTCTTCTTGTAAACATGGTGATTTCTATCGGTACAAATATCACCAGTTCTTAAAATTAATTTGTACGAATGGGCTATATGCTCAACACATTATGTAGCAAATACACGAAGTTTGTTTTACGACATACTGAAGTAGGACGGCATGGGATAGTGTTGTATCTCAGTCAGTGAATTAgttaaaatattagaaatacaGACGCAACATTTTCACTCTTTTTCTAACAGACAACAGCAGTGCTGTAGCCCGCCATAATGGTAAGTTTGTTTCAGTAGAATTAGCGACGGTAGATTGAGGAAGAATTAACAAATCCCTAATTCGTCCGATACAATGAAGTAGACCTTATATAAGATTTATTGTAAaagccatatacatgtatactggtaGTACCAGAGATTGCAAACCCACATCGGGAAATGAAATGAATGATTTATTGCAGGCCTGTGCTGCTTGTCCACGTACTTATATTTGCAATGATCATAAATACAATACTAAGAACACAGAGTTAACATTGATGTCAAAGTGAAGTTAGTAATGCTTATAAATTTGGTGTTTCGcaaacattttctttcaaaccTCACAAGTGAGTTTTATATAGTGTTGTGACACGTGTGGatgataaataaacaacaaGGAAACGTTCACCACCCGGAATATATATACCTGATTGGGATCATCTCCTACCAAAGCAAGCAGAGCGTCATTTTAAAGAAGCAAAACTCTGAATTCAACACGTACAACGTCATTTATTGTACTATAACAAGGATATAAAAGTGTTCTGTCTAGATAAATTACTATAGCATTTTTAaataacattgtcattcatgaGCTGAGAAAGGTGTGGGTACATTCTGTTACACAGGGAACATAAAGACACAAGacagtagatacatgtagaacaaatatATCATCAAAGACAGGGTTTATGAAAGAACATCGGTGTGAACTAGTATATTCCCCCGAGATCAAAGGTTAATGAGAAAagattgtgacgtcacaatacataTCACGCATGTGCAGAATGTCTTTGTCATAATAGAACACACGTGGAGGATTTGTCCTTACTCCGCTCCACATTCTGTTGTTGCTCCTGCAGCAGCCTCATCATCTCGGCGTTTCCGTTCTGTTCAGCATAGTTGTATGGGGTTTGTCCTTCCTAATAACGACAGAGCAGTATCGATTAGCAAGGTCTCGCTAACGGGTGTTTCAGACAGGATCCTTCACCTCGGGTCACGAGGCAAAGGACACCTACGTGActtaaattagaaaaaaattgatGTTCGCAACTTTAAAATAATGTATGGGAGAAGAAATATACGAGAGCAGTTACTGTTTCGCAAATAAACATAGGCAatagaaaacattttgaaaacttaTGGGACCCCAGCGAGTATGTCCcaaatgaaaatgtaaagataacgatcagtgatcaatctcataaattccaaCAAAATagttaagagtagggcaaacacggtccccaagacaaatttacaattcatgtacATTAGAAGTAACTGGCCATcttttagaaatgaaaaaaaaagattaaaacataaaaattacTTACATCGTTAGTCGGTGATATGGCCGGATTATAAGAGAGCAGGATTCTGACCGTGTCCAGTTGATCCCTTGCTGCTGACATATGGAGAGCCGTATTACCAGCCTAGAAACAGTGTATACAATCAGGGGATGGTTTTGAATGACAACAAATCTACTTTTCTAAGAATTTCGAATTCGGTTTGCTATAAGTCTCGCACTTCTTTATCATGGAACCCTCACATATGACAACCAAAAATAAAGCAACACAccaaaagccccccccccccccaaaaaaaaaacaataacatCCCCAAATCCCCAACCAAACAACCAagcaaacaacaacaaaactcaACAAAGCAAACATCCCCCCAAATAATGTATGCATGAATATCCCACCAACATTTTCAGATATGAACTTTTGATTACTTTTATTACATAAGATCTGGCAAATGTGATAAATTGTCTGTATTATGTTTTTTGCcagttcatttttattaaaataaaaactagaATGACAAAATTACGCCATACATACTAGTATATGACGATAAtgaattgtaaacaatgtgttAAACATTCGCAACTAAAAAAGAAGACAGAATAGACAATTATATAACATTTGTATCATATAGTAAAGTAGATAGAAAATAAAATGAGAAAGAAAGGTAGTAAAGCCCTTTCAGAGCAATTAGCAGCAGTTAAAggtacacaataaacacaagCTACCATGTGAATAATTTAGTAATGCAAAACAAGAAATGGACCCGAAAACGGATAGGGAACTGCATTGTATGGATATCTGACAATAACAAAAAGTGCCTGATGGTATCAGGAATTTTGGGGTGGTAATTTTTTACCCTTACAGATTCAGAGATGATGATGACTATTATATTGTATCTATCATATGCAGAAGATAGAGCCAATAAACTGTAAATATTGTGAAATAACACGTGGTGCATATGACACGAGGTGCGTGCTGTGTAAATTTTATGACCTCAACCTTTTACCTTCAATAGGGATTTGCCCTGTGCTCGCTATTTCCAAAAACACGAACATAAGATTATTTGAACTTATATACAGGATTTATTTGGAGAAGTTTTCATTCATGTAGAGAGATTTAAGAGTAGGAGAAAGGATGATATATTTTCTACTATGAACTACTCCATGCCATAAGCTTCGTTATTTCCAATGTTAACTCATAAGCATGCAGGAAATACTGAATACAAAGTcacagaaaagttaaaatttcaaaatcatttctACCTCATTATGATCATCATTCTGTCGTAAGGAAAGCACATTTATTGCTTACACCAATTTTATAAGAAATGCCAAACACATGTGTTACGTCACGTGGAAAGTCAGTTTAATCGACAAGTTCTGTAATACGGAAAGTCAATTGAACAAAAGGAGGAATATCAAATTGACAACATACTGTCCTAATGAGAATCTGACTTATTGACGACATATTCCTCCCAAAGCTACTATTACGTATAGAAGAAtctagttttgtttaaagtatTTGGATTCGTTTGAAAGACTATTCAATAAATGTCTTATGAAGCCGTAGTTGTAACTTAAGATTGAAACAATTGAATTTTTCTTATTCATATCTATGCATTTTATACATTGCAAGGAGAAATGAGACTCACAGGTATGGCCTTGACGTTGATATCTGCTCCATTGTTCAGAAGTTGTTGCACCATATTGTTTCTGCTGGTAGGATTATTTCTTAATATTGCGACATGTAACGGAAATAATCCCATCTACAAGAAAATAGTGAACTATAGATAAAAAATCGTCCAAACTTCATTTTATGCATTCAGATTAAAACATAACACATTTTATATCTAGCTCAGTaattgttttatacatttttacaaTGATTTAGAGTAATACCTGAATGTATCTTTTCATTATGAAATATAGTAGCAATCTTTATTTCACTGATAAACATTATTCGTGTAATGCAAAACAAGGAAATAAAACGTATTCTTAGTAATTCATATAAGATAAATCTTAAAAATGGTCTCACCTGGTTCAGGTGTCACTTTGTGAACAATTTAACAAATTGTACCTtcgaaaaatacatgtattatcgaAATGATATATGTCTACAGTAAGTATAATTTTAAACCGCTATAGAGCTACCTCTCGATGGTAATGAGGAATATTACTGTTAACAAGTTTCAATCTATAATCTATACGATATCAAGAATTTTCTCTACAAACTCTAGATGCTTTTAAATTCTCAATAAAGCTGCAATGCTCGAAGCTGTGTCTGGAATGTGATACATTAAATAAagtatgtaaatgtaaactataCATTTAGAAtgcatatacatgcatgtgtccaggtatccgtgtttgcccaactatctattttgtattgcttataggagttatgagattgatcactgttcgttatcttcacctttcatgcatgcGAATATGAATTCAGGTGGGCACTTttctgtacatatatgtaaaatgAACGCATTGTGAGGTGCTAGTTTGTATTTCAATTGTAAACGTAGCAAtgtgaaaggtaaagataacgaacagtgataaatctcataactccaataagcaatacaaaatagacatactagaggtgggatcaggtgtctaggaggagtaagcatcccctgttttaCATTAATGTGTGAAACAATACGTAATGTGCTACATCACCGTGTTGGGTATGTTGAGATTAAAGTAAATGTAGCAATGTATGAGACAATACGTAATCTGTTATATCACCGTGTTAGGTATGTTGAGATTAGCGTCTGGATCTCTCAGTAGGTCATCCAGTTCATCTGGATTTTCCTCCTCTATCACTGACGTAATAGATTCCTGGTAAAGAACAAAAACAACGTTAATTCAGTATCATTATTTGCTCTGTGATGTgaatgtatgaaaggtgaagataacgaccagtgatcgatctcatattTCAGTATTTCGTTGAAAGAAAATCGAAACCTTTCTACGTCGTACGACACATAATTATGATagacttcttattaaatataGATGGTATATTGGTtagttaatttgaaatatataacatgGTACTGGTGGTTCATATCATTCAACTCGACACAAGAGACACACATTTATCACACTTGCTAACAATGATATTGATTATTTGAACAGTTTTGTCCTGGCGACATATACTTTTCATTATAGACAGTAATCATGTACCTTTTTACAAAGTGTAGTTaggaaatattttcttttcgtTTTATCTTTTATTCCAAACACATGGATTTTGCATATGATTCAATCTTACATTAATTAGgcaattattttaaaaggttttttttttatcaaaagatgaaaaataaaatacgataaaatagatttaaaaaaaaatcatttcctTTGTTGATGCCCTTAAGCACAATGCTGAGAGTTGCTCATAGATATAgctttttctttaaatgaataTGTCTCTCTTTCTTGTATCTATGGAACAATGGAAGCAGTATATATCATGCTACATAACAGGAAGGGAAGGATTTGATACTACATGCATTTCTGATTAcaacaaacatttcaaattACAAATCATAAATAATCCAGAGTCGAGATACTGTAAGCGTATATCTAAGTGTAAGTCTGAAATCAAACCATCAATCAAAACTTTTTGTGCGTCCCATTGATGAcctattttgattttctttttttatatgtgAAGAAATTGGTCGCAAATGAGATACAAGCAAAAGTTTGATTAAAGCAAATTTACTCCAGAATGTTAGACAGTAACTGGTTAAGGTGATGTCTAAAATTGCGTTACACGGGTTACAGCATGCATCAAATGGCAGGTGATGATTAGGAATCAAAAATAGTAAatctgaaataaaattgttaataaGCAAGTACAATCAGGTGCGCCTTTCTCACCCCTCCAGCAGATTCGGGCCTCGCCATAACAGGAGCCGGGACTGGCTGTAATAATTATAGTAATactattttaattttaaaaatacttctATATTTGTGTAACATATACGTAAAGACTGATACCCATTGTTATGTATATTAACACAGTCTATAATTAgtataatatgaatattggtATTATTTATAAGGATCTATTCTTAAGAAAATTGTCTAGATACAGGTGgggtatataaatatagaaaatagaattatgaagctcaaaaacttaaaatatgatttcaaGTATGTACATGAACAtcaaattcctgaaaaataaattatacgtaaaatattactaaattcaaaatgtcatttttcataaatataaatcaaacATAATTATAATCAGATGGTTTTTCCATGCTGAAATAAACGTGGAGTACACCCAGAGAAGAAACAGAGAAATACAGTGACTTTGAGTTGTTTAATGGCTGATTCTAGGTACGAGTTGGTAGTGTCAAACGCATTTCTTAATAATTATTGGAAAGTCGCTGAGTTGCTAAGACGGAGCATTGATATCAATCAGACAAGAATTTAGTTGCAAATGTGAGCAAGCTGAAATTCACCTGGAGTTTTGAGATGCTTTCAGACGTGAGTTTGGAATGCATTCTTTCTTATCCAACGGAAAAGGACCAAATTATTGCGCTGTTAATCAAATTGTATGGCGAATATTCTGTGTACATCCAACACagatcagacagcattttacataattatgaCAACTTAAACATGCATGTTtctaaatattgaacagtttaCGGATAAGGAAAACTAGGTCAGATAAATTTACCGagattatgtaattgttttctaaCACAATATAACACTTGTTACTTGTCTTGTAATATTATAGTCCAGCTTCCGTTATTCTGGTGATGTGATTATTAACCGATTATCATCGGTTTTCATTGgtataattaattcattttacgAGCGGGACAGAGTGTTTGAAATATCACATTACTTCAATGGTGTGAAAATAGCTCTAGTGAAAATATCGCTTTTGATTAACAGGCAAATGGTGACTTTCACTACTAGAAATGTAACAAAATGATATCGAACTCTGATTATGCAGCAAAGTAATAATCATGTCGTGAGTAATAGAATGGaactaaatatttcaattcaaatttctCTGTAGgtaagaaaaataattatataaagaatatcatTAGATAAAGATAGGGGAAATACATATAAGAATAATTATAAGACAAAAAGAGTTGGTACAATATAAATGTTAGACAATATTAAGCTTACTGTGTCCTCCACGATCCGTGGTGTTTCCTGGTGAATTATACGGAATGACACTCGTGTTATCATTAATAAAAACAGTATGtgataattattatcattattaaacaCCAGTGACATGCATGATTCAACAAAGTAAATTATTGTGTCTTGATCTACATGACCTTTGAAACAACTAAAATCAAAAGATAACGATGTCATTTTAGAAACATCAGTCACTTAAGCTGTATATTTCTAAATCAGCAACATAAATTTCTAACGGTATGAAAACATATGACAAACGAAAACCAACGGTTTTACTAATGCAGATTTCGATCTTAGCCGTACAATTTGGCAACTTCTATCAAATTGGGTGTTAATATCAGAAATGAAGATACCAAGGATATATTTTATGTTAGGGAAAAAACCCATGATAACCATGCACTTTTCAAGCAAAACACCTCTGATCAGtaacacaacacaacacaaagGGCAACTAAATTAGATTACCGCAAACATTATCGAATAACATAATATGGtcgtattctctttagagaagtcgacaGACAGCCTATACGCACTTCTCTTCGGAaactttcatgttttgattctggaaaacatGTAAATACCGCAACCGGTGACGGTTATGCTTTGTACGACGTTTCGACTCAAACATGCCtgaatttacatacatgtaacagagAAGTTATTTCTTCAACTTTATCAATAATTAATACATCTGTCACAAGGAAACCAACACTTATTAACAGTTAATCCATTTTCAAGTGTTCCCTGTCCCGGGTTTGAATTGCGTGATAATTTCTATGACGGTAGAAAAAAAATCGAAATTTCGAAGTTGGAAAATTAGTCAAAACAGGAAGGTTTGCGAAGAGAAGTGGATGTAGGCTATGCTTGTCCatttctctaaagagaataaatATGGTCGTAGTTAGTGCCCCTACCAATGGTCAAAAATTATACTCGATCATGCAAACCCATGCACTATATTAAACTAAATGATGCATGCACACATTTAATGCTCATCAATACGAATCCGGGATCAGCATGCGACAAACCTCTCGATCGGGTTCGGGATCTCGATTTCCTTCTGGTAATGGCGTGGGTTGAAGGACTCTAGAAGGAGAGAGCGGCGGCAGAGAAGGTGACTCAGAGGCCCGATCGGAGGGCACTGGAGACTACATATATCAATAATCAGACTGTCAGGATGCAGTATCGCATTAACATATCTTATCGTTATTTACAATAACTGTACAAATTCTGTTTTTCACAATAACCCTCTTCTgttaatatcaatttcaaaataatttaagGAATATTCAACCGTTGTTATTCGATTGAATTTAtgcaaatataatatatttaagtatggactaataaaaatatcagaGGATTGATAATTTGATCATGGTTTTACGTCGGTTTCggaatatttcagccattttacggagGACAATATCTAGAATAATCAATGTGAAGTACAGATCGAGTTAAAGGGGAATTGCATCTGAGAAAGTCATATTTACGCGGATACTAGATTGTCAATGATTGCTGACataaggaaaggtgaagataacgaacagtgaaacccctataaggaatacaaaaatagagagttgggcaaacacggatccctggatataccagaggtgggatcaggtgcctaggaggaggaagcattCCCTGTCTACCGGTCAAATCCaccatgagtcctatatcttgatcaggtaaacagaaaaATCTGAAGTCAAATCAGTattccaagaacggcctaacaatcggcatgaaacacttCAGAAACATTTCATACAAAGATAGGTTGTAGTGGTGAACTAGAAAATGCTGACCTTAAATGATACCTCTGTACCATCGACGTGTTTGCCAGTAGCCTTtctctatttaaaaactgatcatacgcagaacaaactcttgcgtattgaatcaattgagagatataaacctgtcgacaggggatgattattcctcctaagcacctgacccAGCCCCTTGTGTATTCAGGGGTCTTTatttgcccaaatctctattttgtattccttatagcagttattagattgatcactgttggttatcttcacctttcggaaacaccatatgcaggtgattatggattattgctacataaatgtgggaagttgacgatggagaagctgaaaataATCCCgtatgtcataaagttgagttgttaatatttattttcaataaaatatccaagtacgaagcagataATTTAATATTGTTAAACATGAaagtgttatatatatgtacatgctcTATTGAAATTTGCggatataatattatttataCCACCCAAGTCAACAAGACACTCCCCTGGAGAGGAATAATCCTATGGAATGTGAAGGGTctatattttctaaatattgtgATATAAGAAGTCAAAGTTTTTCTGCAATGTCGTTTGATGGGGGTGATAATTTGCAACCAATCGTACATGAAGTATACGATGTTGGTTTTAAATATATGTTGGGATCATAGACATTATAGCTAATTGATACTTCTGTGATATGACTGGCCTGGGTTTTGGGAGAGTCTACGGGGATCGGCGATCTCGGGTCTAAAACAAGCTTTAGGGAGAACAGAGGGCATTGACAACCATTGTGCAAGTGTGTACAAAACTGATTTACGTGTATGTCTTTGGCTTTGATGTGAAAAAATACTGTATAAGTCTGAATCATTATTCGtacaaaatacagaaaacaacAGTGCTCTGAGTGATCAAAAGGAGGATggaaaaagtcaaggtcatataaaTATGATGATACCATACCTGATAATGAGGCTCAGGGGAGGTCGCTGGTTGAGGCTAAAAACCATAAACACACAGTCATCTACAGCATATACTTATACTATACTAGCGATGATGTCACAAACAGAAGAGAGAATCCTTGAAtgatttaataattttaataaaatgCAGACATTTTATGTGCAGTGTGTGGTCTTTATAGAATACAGCTGAGAAATTCTGAAAAAGGTCGAATATTCTCTTTCAAGCAGAAACCAAACTCCATTCTTGACATGCGTTGCCGTACTACATCATGCGAGCTAATTACATTTTGATATTGTCTGTTAATCATGTTCAAAACAGGAGGTAACCATCCTTTAATGCTTGTACACTCATTGTGTTGGGTTCAGAAGTTGGATAAAAAGTGTCTCTCTAAAATATGTCCTAAAAGAGACCAAGTTccaatataaatgattttaaaaaatcctgcTTGAACAGAGAGTTATAAATCCACaaaattttgttattatttcatACAATTGTACTGTTGTTGTGTGAAAAGACAATGAAATGTTGAGGATCTAGATTAAACCTACATATAACGGAGCGTCTACTTTTACAAAAACGTTAAGTACACACGATATAGGGCTGCAGAATTATAGTGTTTGTTGGCAATCATCGCACAAAGCTCTAATGGCGATGCGTGAAAACTGGGTTTTTGTGAATTGAACAAACTATTAAGCACGTTTTACAAAATCTGAGAACATGTTTTCTTAAGTATATCCAAAAAAGGAAATGCATATCTTCAATGTCTGCGTAACCACTGCTTAAAAGTCTTAATGATATTGAATGAGAACTGTCGTAGTTTTAAGTTATGCAAACTAAACCAAATGctatttcaaaaatgatgaaGTTATACAAAAGACAAATCTGAGCAAATGTTTTCTCATATTTCTTCACAATAGGGGGCGTACATCTTTCATGAGTGCATAGCTTGAATAATCTTAAATGAATCCGTTACATGTTCTAGACGGTAGGACGGAAAGACGCagacaaataaaataaaaaggtaCAAAGTTTAAAGACAATTTGTCTATACCACTTATCAAAGAATTATAGCTATGACTGGCAGTTGTCGCAAACTACAATGGCATCTACATAAGTATGTACACACTTACAGTGAGTATGGCAGTTTTCTGTCTTCTGAGTAATTTTACGACATCCAAGTATTTCCTGCTTTCTGCTAACGCAAGAGCATCGTTACCATCCTACAAAAATAGCTTCTCCATATAAAAAAGCCTTTCAAATAACCAAAGTTTGTAATTTTCTATTCTGGAGAATTAAATTTACAAGCACAACAATGTGTATAAAGTTAATCGCCATGTATTTGTGAAGGGAATAAGCAAAAACGTTTGCCCACGCGCTTTCATTCGTTTTCAATATGTTAGCAAAAAGCAATCTCTTGTCACTACATTAAAGTAAGTCATATATAGCAATAAAAATGTCTGAAATCAACAGATTgtcaaataaattttttaaGTGTTGTTTTCGTAAACAAAAGAAGCATCATTTCCACAAATTATATGATTCTGAAATGTTGACCAGTTTGTAGAAATAAAGCTTATTACTTTTACGGAGCAATTTTCTGAAACTAGAAAGAAATAGTAGttaatgtgaaataaaaatccGTCATGATGAATTTACCCCATTGTCAATAGCAAAGCCcatgtgaatttaaaaaaagcctgaattaatgttttacacCTTATAAGGAATTGAtggaatcccccccccccccccccccccccgcacaATTGTTCCGCGTATTCTATACCCTCTTAATACACAGTACGTTTTGTTACATTCAGTTTGAGGTTTACTCagcaaaaaaaaagaaaaaaagaaaaaaaggaagCAATCTCTTTTGCTAATAATACCTACCAAATCTTTGTGAGTTGGATCCGCTCCCCAATGAAGCAATTGATCCACCACATTGTACATTTGGTTATCTGGTCTCAAACTAGTTTTCTTTATTGCCAAGTTAAGTGGAGTGTCCCCTTCCTAacaaagataaaataaaatacattaattAACAGAGATAAATAGAATACGTTAACTAACAGAGATAAAATAGAATGCGTTAACAGAGATAAAACAGAATGCGTTAACACGGATAAAATAGAATACGTTAACTAACAGAGATAAATAGAATACGTTAACTAACAGAGATAAATAGAATACGTTAACTAACAGAGATAAAATAGAATACGTTAACTAACAGAGATAAATAGAATACGTTAACTAACAGAGATAAATAGAATGCGTTAACTAACAGAGATAAAATAGAATACATTAACTAACAGAGATAAATAGAATGCATTAACTAACAGAGATAAAATATAATACGTTAACTAACAGAGATAAATAGAATGCGTTAACTAACAGAGATAAAATATACGTTAACTAACAGAGATAAAATATAATACGTTAACTAACAGAGATAAATAGAATGCGTTAACTAACAGAGATAAATAGAATATGTTAACTAACAGAGATAAATAGAATCCGTTAATTAACAGAGATAAAATAGAATACGTTAACTAACAGAGATAAAATAGAATGCGTTAACTAACAGAGATAAATAGAATGCGTTAACTAACAGAGATAAAATATAATACGTTAACTAACAGAGATAAAATACAATGCGTTAACTAATAGGGATAAAATAGAATGCGTTAAGTTAACATTTTTTCGTGGGAGAGAAATACTAGTAATCTATATATGAACAATATTCACTATCTTCATGAACAAGCCAATAATTATgcaaaatgcaaatattatTTCTGAAACTGAAAAATTAACTTTAAAACTCATTATACTACATGCAtgtcaatttttgttttcatgcgATCCCtataataatattttgttataatCTGAATGCTTACATAATCCCTGAGGTTAACATCCGCTCCGCCTTCCACCATTTTACTCAGGAGGTTCAGGGCTGGATGTTGGTACAGATTGGTGAACATGTAGTGAATGGCGCCAGCGCCATGCTGCAGGAAACAAAACACACATGTAAACTGCTACAAGATCTCAACAGTGTTGTAATAaaagaggtgaagataacgaaaagtgatcaatctcagaaatcccataaagaacacaaaatagataacagggcaaaaacggacccctggaaacaccagaggagggatcaggtgtctaggaggaacaaaggtgaagataatgaacagtgatcaatctcagaaatcCCACAAAATAGATaacagggcaaacacggacccctggaaacaccagaggagggatcaggtgtctaggaggaacaaaggttaagataatgaacagtgatcaatctcagaaatcccata belongs to Ostrea edulis chromosome 7, xbOstEdul1.1, whole genome shotgun sequence and includes:
- the LOC125653505 gene encoding poly [ADP-ribose] polymerase tankyrase-2-like isoform X10, which gives rise to MSMFVNDQDDSDSKKKQIYKACMEGKAEELTRLVGGNVNMVIKDGLTPLHVVATSGREDMEYIIAALIKTGSDVNATTATEEDTVLHLVIKHAVLRLAFQTCLMILEHKPDLDIRNRSLRTPYDLAMAQEYFELANVLDGSMTPEEARNYYTKSIGDLYGGRLIDAVMDNNETEALDCVQQGADCNFLNKHGAGAIHYMFTNLYQHPALNLLSKMVEGGADVNLRDYEGDTPLNLAIKKTSLRPDNQMYNVVDQLLHWGADPTHKDLDGNDALALAESRKYLDVVKLLRRQKTAILTPQPATSPEPHYQETPRIVEDTESITSVIEEENPDELDDLLRDPDANLNIPNTMGLFPLHVAILRNNPTSRNNMVQQLLNNGADINVKAIPNDDHNEAGNTALHMSAARDQLDTVRILLSYNPAISPTNDEGQTPYNYAEQNGNAEMMRLLQEQQQNVERSKDKSSTCVLL
- the LOC125653505 gene encoding serine/threonine-protein phosphatase 6 regulatory ankyrin repeat subunit A-like isoform X6, translating into MSMFVNDQDDSDSKKKQIYKACMEGKAEELTRLVGGNVNMVIKDGLTPLHVVATSGREDMEYIIAALIKTGSDVNATTATEEDTVLHLVIKHAVLRLAFQTCLMILEHKPDLDIRNRSLRTPYDLAMAQEYFELANVLDGSMTPEEARNYYTKSIGDLYGGRLIDAVMDNNETEALDCVQQGADCNFLNKHGAGAIHYMFTNLYQHPALNLLSKMVEGGADVNLRDYEGDTPLNLAIKKTSLRPDNQMYNVVDQLLHWGADPTHKDLDGNDALALAESRKYLDVVKLLRRQKTAILTPQPATSPEPHYQSPVPSDRASESPSLPPLSPSRVLQPTPLPEGNRDPEPDREETPRIVEDTESITSVIEEENPDELDDLLRDPDANLNIPNTMGLFPLHVAILRNNPTSRNNMVQQLLNNGADINVKAIPAGNTALHMSAARDQLDTVRILLSYNPAISPTNDEGQTPYNYAEQNGNAEMMRLLQEQQQNVERSKDKSSTCVLL
- the LOC125653505 gene encoding poly [ADP-ribose] polymerase tankyrase-1-like isoform X2 yields the protein MSMFVNDQDDSDSKKIYKACMEGKAEELTRLVGGNVNMVIKDGLTPLHVVATSGREDMEYIIAALIKTGSDVNATTATEEDTVLHLVIKHAVLRLAFQTCLMILEHKPDLDIRNRSLRTPYDLAMAQEYFELANVLDGSMTPEEARNYYTKSIGDLYGGRLIDAVMDNNETEALDCVQQGADCNFLNKHGAGAIHYMFTNLYQHPALNLLSKMVEGGADVNLRDYEGDTPLNLAIKKTSLRPDNQMYNVVDQLLHWGADPTHKDLDGNDALALAESRKYLDVVKLLRRQKTAILTPQPATSPEPHYQSPVPSDRASESPSLPPLSPSRVLQPTPLPEGNRDPEPDREETPRIVEDTPVPAPVMARPESAGGESITSVIEEENPDELDDLLRDPDANLNIPNTMGLFPLHVAILRNNPTSRNNMVQQLLNNGADINVKAIPNDDHNEAGNTALHMSAARDQLDTVRILLSYNPAISPTNDEGQTPYNYAEQNGNAEMMRLLQEQQQNVERSKDKSSTCVLL